agtgctttggaagaaaaatagcagaatataaaagttgcagctatttgtattgattttgaagtgaGCGTGAAGATAATGGTGTGCTTTACGTGCCACCGTTCTgacataataaccattgatcgctgtaaactgcaacttttaaaatcgggtatttttctttaaaaacactactgtgttgttaatattgaacaacatttgacaaatgtggtatcaaaatgcgtgtaaataattcatccttccctctatgttaaaatattgtgaaaacaattattagttctgaagctatagtcgtgtttataacagctgagtttctttttgtgcagactttagatataATAAAAGATAGAAATGAATAAAAAGAAGTTTGTATCTGACATCCCTGTCAATTAAATTCTACACAACCTGCGATTAGCTAGCATATTTTAACTTGGGAGGTGGCCCTACCCTAGTTACACTAAGGGGGAGCCTGAGTGATTtctagtgcgctacacacaggcataaatccacaagcctcagctcaCTTTACAGAAATTCACTGACCAATATGGCCCTAGACACACCATTATAAATGATTTTACCAACAATCAGGGACTTGTAGCCAAGAAGCGCACACCCGATTCAAACCACAATAATCCACTACAGTTAGGACCAGCTCCCTAAGTTCTCGTATAGGTTTCCAAGTTCATTGCCCAAGGGAATTTCAATTTAGCTCAATTATTCCACAAGAATAAATAGAGACTGCGATGGGGCTCGAACTCTAGTCGCACCACTGCACATTGATGCACTGGAGTCTAACGCTGATTGAGCTAATGACTATGCTTACCCTAATAATGCTATGGTAACCAATAGATCACacagaatttgattgacagggatGTCAAATGTGAACTAttatagtccgtcaactcagaagtacaaagtaaatagacctcggcaactggaggtatgagaataattatttcagtgcagtgcatgtgtaaatgcttctttggcgcgccagctgctgcgcgatttgtacttgcctgagcgcaccacgctctttatgcgtcacattttttaacacgcaatgcgtgtgacgcaaagcattgacccctgatgccacagatttggtttgtatttctaggttgaagcagtatagTTGTCtatttctgtctttgattatagtcAGTAAGGGGAGAAAATGCCAGAGCTGTTAATAATTATGGGTACTTTGCAACCTAGCAAAGTTGCCATCCAACATATTTTTGAACCTGctggtgtcataaaatatttgagtACATAAGGTAAACTTGCCGGACATAACTCCCATTATTGCCTTTGATCCTTGGACGGATAAAATCAGCACCCAAtccaaacaaaatcagtcattcTACCGAATCTTGTCACAGAGTGGAGCCAGCTCTGCTTTCCGTAAAGCTCCTATCAAAACGGATTTCTTTGCCTTGCTGCCATTCTTGTTTTTCCATTTCATTAACACCTGATGAACAACTTCAACTGTACCATACAAGTGATGGTCATGGTGAACTGTGCTTATTTCTACATCACTCAGGCCCAATGCACGGCCAAGTTGACGATACTTTGTACCAATGTGCTTTTCTATCCTTTCAATATCCTTATCGGTTATTGGTCTATCTGTTGTTGGTGGTGATGGCCCTGCAAAATGAGTGATAGAAAACAAAAGTGGTAAGTGTATTTGAAAGAGAAAGAGATCAAGTTACATTTgtctgcaatttggacaattacatcaTTAAAATATCTGGGATAAGATATCAAGAATTTCATTTTATGGACTGTGATAGTACAAGCTGCATGAGGACTTGCATCACTGCTCTGACCTTGTTGGAGTGACATACATAAATGATACATGTTGAGTTCTAAAATGATGAGTTCCAAAACCTTGTCCCTGTGTTAAATTGTGAGGTCACAAAGAAATGCTGTAAAATATCTGGTGTCACACAGAATGACTAACCTTTGTCATAATGATCTGATTTACTGAGCATATTAACCTGTAATACTCTAAACCAAAATGTGTCCCCCGTTAGAAACACACAGATAATTTGCCAAACTAAGGTATAATTGTGTATATACATCAATACTAGGCCATCAGTGCAAGTGATCATACAGATATGTGCTGCAGTTGGATTGTAGTTTCTGCCACCAGGTATATCTATGACTCCTTTCTGAAGTAAATGTTGGTCTATGGATAGTCATTTTTTCCCACAATTTTCTTTAATTTGTCAGACAAATAGCCCAAATTTTGCCTCAATGTAGccaacattttttaatattttgccaaaaatatctggatgttGGAAAAAAGCTATTTTGTTTGACATTTTACAGAATATTTGGACTTCAGGTGTAGTGATGGATCATTTGGTATAGCATTGAGTCCATTCTTTTTAACACCTTCCTCCCcaaaccaatgaggtagaatcaaagagtaccaactctgcaaTGTTTGATGTCGCTCATTATTGATTATTTTACTATTCGCCAAGCAAACTAGTTGTTTGCATTATGTGTGTAACACATTGTGCCAAAAACGTACGATAAACGTAAGCCATAGCATTACATAATGGTGCAATTTTGACCCAAAGCATACTTGAGTACCCCTGTCACCCTCACGCTGGATAACTGATTTCCCCCTCTCCATCCCACACCCTGTAATTCCTGTTGATAGCTACATGCTTACTTTTAGTTAAGTTTGGTGACAAAGACCGAGACCTTGGGTTTCTTTGTGGTATAGTAAGATTTCTTTTCGGAGGATGACTGGATTGGTTAGGTTCATAAAATAGGTTGTCTGTTGATGCTGATGTCACCAATACTCTACTGGTGGCTGTAGAACCTattcacaaacaaacaaacaatacaagaatCTTTTCCAAAATGGTCTCTCCATTGCTAGGTAATCGTTGAAACAGTCCACAACATATGATATTTGACATTCAAAACAGGCTTGATTTTTCTGATGAATACCACATGTACTATAGCTTACCTAAAATACCAAATGCATAGATTTTTATTCCCAACtggaatcaaatttaaaaagccaTGAATGAAACAAATATCAGGTCAGGTCACAATCAATTAGGTTTGTAAACCTCACTCTGGTCTAGTCCATACAAATCAGGTCCGATAGGTTTTTTCATTGGGAAGTGTCGGTTGAGGATAGATAAGAGCTTGCCCCACAGGACCCTATTTCCAAAATACAGAGTTAGTTACAGTATCTTTTCCACTGACTAATTACCTTGATATCTTTCTTGCATTGGCACAGCCGTCACTGTTCGTTGATCAACTCTGTGTATCTCTCCTCCTAGATTTATGTAAGATGTGCTCTGATCTGACCCTTGGTCTGCAACATCTGTGAAAAGCAATCATACACATGTTACCATTTCCAATAATATCCAAATCTGAAGTGGCACAGCTGGACAATCGTGAGTAGGCCTGCGATCATTTTAGGTAGTGCTTGAAATAAGGCGGGCCCCTTGGTCTGATATGCAGGGCCTGTGAAATTTTGTTACCCAAGTTAGTATTAAGACGGCCTCAATGCCAATTTTGACATCAATCCATGGCTTTTACCTGTTGTTGATTACACATTCTTataagtgtcagtggaccagtgtaacattgaaatttttgcaaattgagATTGGGTCCGTGAAAATTGATGAGGACATGTAATTTTCAAactcaagggcccaaatggccttTGAAGTACTGAATTAGATCCAAGTTGGCTACATTGCCTTTTTAAAACTGGGTGTTATGcattagataaagggtgagaaaaaGACCATTTTCAGAAATAATCTGTGTCTTGGTGAGGTATGgtaagcatgttagtcgctcggaagtcaacatggtcaagccTACTTCGCGACTAACAAGTGAACCATatctcaacaagacaccgattattttTGATAAtgatctgttttgaaccgtttatatTACATATACGGAGAGCTATTTTCCTCTGCATGAGTATGTCAATGGTTGACACTCAAATATCAGTACCTCTTAAATTCCAGTCATCAAGCAGTTCCTCCTTTGCCTGTATGTTATTACACATTACCAGGGCAGTCAGTATGGCTTCACAGGTGGCACCGCTTCCCTTCTGTTTCCTCCATCTTCTTAAGACACTCCAAGCCTTGATATCTAAGTCATGACTATTAGTAGAAGCCTCTGCTTTCTGCACATCTATGTGCTTGATGCCTAAAGCATGGTACAGGTGTTTTAAGTCATCTGGTCCTAACTTTGCGGTCAAAATTTGAAGGTGTCTATCTGATACTCCTGTTCTACCTGATCAAAAACAATTAACACAAAATACTATTATTATATCGGCAAAAAAACAGATGTCTTTACTAATAATGCAGTAAAAAAAgtacccaaaatgcaaaatctgggtaggTCACATCCGTAGAACAGGTTATATTTTGCCACTTTACATCATAATAGTGACCGTCCAAGGCAAACcctaaatgttcagggtacttttattttgtataattttgccctgaaacttggtaaaagtgtttctaatatgtgaccgtccacggcgaatgagccgtaaattcctcccccggtcaattttgttttatttcatgtttaaaaaataaacatcataaactttaaaatggtatatcatttgacttcaaacgatatccagaagcggagttatggttagttaaactttgctccttcaacaaaattatagcttttttcgtttctatgtgtgtctctttttccacattgctggcaataaatatcaaacagtcataattggcggtcatttcaaatcatccccaagtcaacgaggtttaagaaagacTAGTTCTCTCATtgctaattgttggttatgcatacctgtacaaaatacaatgcctggtaacccaccacttgaacaagatttagcaaaagcaaacaaagaccagagctattaaaagttctatagccatctaaggtagaagcttattaatcacttcaacaataggattattgattagtttttgactatcaaaatgagtctgatgtcgggccagcttaagttaccgatgaatacgaccttcgtacacattttacaccataactcagaattcaatttagggaatttacggctcatttgtgctgccgggtcacaataaAGATTGCATAACTGAACTACAATGAATTACCTGGTAAGCGGCGTGTATCTGCCATATGGTGTCTGTAGGTGGCTCCCTGTGGATTGTCTTGCAGATTCATGCCTTGGAAAGGTCTGCGAAGTTCTATTGTAGGAGATAAAATAGAAATCAAAATGCTCAAAGATGGTACAACTTTCGATGTTATGTTGAAGTGGCacaatattctgattttctgataTCTGTGAATTTCCCTTTAATAAACTTACCCTCTACCTGGTTGTGAAAATCACCCTTTGACTGGTCACCCTTCGGTAGATCTACCACAAGACAAGTATCATTGTCATCCAGACCAGTTGGTTGTAGCGGCTTTGATGAACTGGTAGAGAAGCGAGTGGTCCCATCTTCATGTCTCTCTTCTTGCCTCTCTTGTTGGTTCTGCTGCTGCTGCCAATGTTGATTATGTTGCGCTGACGTCTTACTTGCATGAACCATTGACTTCAGTGGTGAAATGGGTGGAATGTGGTTGGGTGATGTTGTTTCTTGCTGTGCATTTGCTTGATTGGCAGGAGTCTGGCCTGGCATTGATGCTGCTCCTGCCTCAGATGGTCTTGTATTAGTACTAAATGTGGAACTACTAGGTTGCACTGAATGGTTCACCCCTTCAGAAGTTGTTCCAGGTGTTACTTGGTGTCTTGCCTGTGATGCAGCTGCTGTTTGATGCTGTAAAGTACTTGATGGTTGTGCAGATATTTCTGCAACAATTGCTTCTGTAGAACTCATAGGTTGACCATGAGGTAATCTACCTTGGAAGGGTTCCAGGGGTGGTGCACTATTTGTTGGTTTACTATCTAATGATGTTAGTGGTGTGATTGTGTCATCTGCCGAAGGCTCTGATGTGAGCTCACCACCTAGTCCATTTCTACCTGGTGAAGAGTTGGAAGCATGGGCTGGCTGTTGAGCATCTTCCATCCTTGGTTGTGTGTGAGCTACACCTGGATTACTGGTTGACCCCGGTGTTTGACTGCCGCTCTGATTGGAATCCGCTGAGCTCCTTCCAGCAGAAGACGCATTCTGAACTGGTTGCTTTGTTCTGTTTCTGTTAGAACTTCCTACAGTGCCATCATGCATTGGATGAATGGGTCCAGTGCTTGGTGTTAGTCCAGTTGGTGGTTCCGGAGCACGATTTGATTCTTCAGTTTTCTGAaagcatttaaaataaaaaataaaatgttacaaATTGAATACCAACAAGAAGATGATGTTGGTTAGGTTAgattagagtccgaagttttccgttttacggaaaacggaagaaaatcacggaatcggaggtacaacacggaaaaagacatttttgtatgatgtgacaaaaattgtcaaaagataagagaaataaatgttaaaaacaatcatgagttgtgtatgtcaatttttatgataaaaatactgtttaataataccgaaataaaggtatattaccaagacatgaaccccctatatccctccaaacattgtaatagtcggcctattttcgtgagaatattccaatcagagcatattgatcgtgatattgaacactttattatgacattaatatcattgtttatacattttaagctttatttatgacacagatttacaaattttacaacaccgATTACAAcatggaaaatggattttagaaaacggtacaCTTCGGACTCTAGGTTAGAGAGCAAACCTGTAAGAATGTAATGACTACAAAAGGTCTAGCAGGAATATTGATATGTTAGGTACAGGATTTGAACCTAGATCTAGATTAGTGATTACCAACTGAGCCAAATCATATCTCTCCTGCTTCTCTAGGGAGTAGCGTTAAGGAGAAATGATATTCATCAATTCTAGTGAATGAATTGGAGAAAACTTGTTCAGTTTGTTCGTAAACAATACAGAATAACACCAGAGGGATGtgaatttagtattttatttagaATTTTATATGTGGTGTTTTAAAATTAGGTATATAACAAgtcaaaatactagtaaacaaGTTCAGGACTAGTGTATATCAGCACACCATGGGTGATGGTTCTGGACACACCAGTATTCATTAGTATGATtccttataccatgtataccataAAAGTAAATAttggcatatgtgcttactatccagcattttaaaacatacaaacatgaagagcccatcCACAAAGGTGTAAAgggtttgagcaaatcattgaaacacatagttatatacgaacaagtagaCCTGAAACCCATTAGCTCAATTGGTAAAGCACCGGACTTTGTACTGGTAAAATTTCATgctttcaaaagcgctcgatagttagcacatgctAACTATAGAGATTTACGGTATACATTAATCTGCAGCTTTTTTGATTGATACAGTTTCAATTGCATTCAACTACAGTGATCTGACTTACGTGTATATGTATTTGGAACAAGATCTGTGTATCTGCTGCTGTAATAGTAGATTCATACCGTTCTTCATAAAGCGGGATAAACCGGTTTTTCAAAACTGTAAAATGAAGGAAATGAAGTGTCATAATATTTTACATTTAGTTTACCAATTAATTTAACACTAGCCATCACTGCTTGCCGGGCAATTGAAGCATAGGAAAGTTCTGATGATTAGTAAGAAATAGATATCCAGTCACAAGCACTTTAGACAACTGGAAATCCAActttttttgtagtttttataCAGACTAATATACCATATATGGTTAATTCATACATTACCACTCTGTCTTATTTATCTGCCTGTCTCTCTAACttgcttttatttttttacttgctTTCCCTTAATTATGCATCACATTTCCAGTAAGGTCTACACAATCTGAACAGACAGCATGTTGGAGAGTATGTAACCACCTTCAATGGATCTACGAACTTCATAAAATTTGGATTTATACTTCcctattcattccattaaccgcccagggtgcTTACCAAAGTCATTTTAGTTagcttgttttatattgtttacataattgcctTTAAAAAATAGCCCAGAGTATGGATTTTATAGATGGTTCTGTGTTTCAGTTGCAGGGATCCTGCACATAGATAGAGGATCATGTGTACAGTTGCTTCAGGGTGGGCACTTATAGGGGCATTGGCGATTAATAGAACGAATATGGTATAGTAAAATTTTGTTTGAATGAACACGGCTGTGGGCAACAGTTGTACGCAATCTGACTGCGATGGTATTTCAAAATTCAATGCTACTTAATGAAAATACTACCCAATCGCAAGTGAGTTGGATTCACTTTCATGTAACGCACACACAGGCATTCATTCATCACTCAGTGCACACAGACAATCGTCACGCTATTGGAAGATGTGTTCAGGTCATTCAAAAGCAGCTCTGGCACACCAGCTGTCTTTACCTTGAAATGATGGTCGTTTTTTTGGATCTGTATCCCAACATTCCTTGATAGTGGTCTTGACAACATCAGGTGTATCTGGTAGAATGAGTTCATCGTTTGGTTTCACATTATTTGTTGCCCACACATGTAGCAGTCCATCATGTGCATCTGTGAGATAAAGAAAAAGTTTAAATTCAGGTATTTAACCATGGCAATTTTTATATCAGAAAAATGTGTTATGTTGTCAATTTGGTCTGCTACAGCAAAATCATCCATTCTTCTCAGCATTACATATCACCTACATAGTTAGAGGGAATAAAATTAAGGAATTGAAATAATAGCAATACTGTAAACTTTGATGTTGATAAACTTCTAAATAAAGGGGCTAGGTTCAGTGCTGTACAgggcaaaaactgattgaggagccaatggctaggtgcccaaattttgctcccaagtgAAAAAAACTGAGGTGCCAACTCATCGTATTCCAACCACTCGAAGTTATTCTGCCACAATTGTATAAATCTATGttcaattttaagttttttagGCTTACTTCCATTTCCAATTCAAGGTTCTCCTAGATTCATTAAATGTAtcaactgtaggcctatatgttttccagaAAATCCCCATTGAGATATCATGATGAGACATTCATAGCCATACATTCGTACTATTGAATGCTACATTATGTACATGTTTTTGCATTTGCTGGCAATTGAAAGCTTtaacagttggtcgccattggcacCAGGGATTGAAGGTTTAGTTACATTAGAAAAAATCTAGTGGTCAATGCACATAAAATGGTAGCACCATTGATGATTTTATTAGATATCCAGAAGGCATTTGACAGTGTTGACCATAAAATCTTGTGTAACAAACTGTCTGCCATGGGTGTTAAGTCCACAGCCTGGTTTGAATCTTATCTTTGTGATCGtaaacaaattgttcaaattgaTGGGGTTGAGTCTGATCCTCTTGTCATAACATGCGGAGTTCCCCAAGGCAGTATTTTAGGTCCTCTTTTATTCCTATGCTATGTTAATGACATGTCCACTTCTATTAATTGTATTATGTTGCAGTATGCTGATGATAGTGCTTTGATATATTCCGACAAAGATCCAGagagaactagtggcaaatggtggtcatagaccacaaacctaactgggcgtgttggtgttgtggaggtatctgacccctgcaaaatgttccaaaaatgtgcccctggtcatgaggtttgttgtcactgagttggAGTCTCGTAagttccttacagatgtccagaaaatgcaattttgatatttgaccccagatgacctttgacctgacccctgcaaaatgttccaaatatgttcccctggtcatcaagtttgttgtcaccaagtttgagcccatgcactcccttacagatgtccagaaaatacatttataagatttgacctctgcatgacctttgacctgacccctgcaaaatgttcccctgatcatgagatatgttgtcacagagtttgggccccataacccttacagatatccagaaaatgaaattataaaatttgaccccagataacctttgacctgactccttacagatgtccaggaaattaatttctaaaatttgcatgacctttgacctgacccgtgcaaattgttcccctggtcattagatttgttgtcaccgagtttgagccccatactccagatgtccagataatgcgaTTGTAAGATTTTTCCCCTttaaagacctttgaccccaattctgtatgctagttctaggcgtggggtatagccgatgcatatatgcaaatgacatcattgtactatataatatgtggcagaagaagcattttgaaggtatttggttaaatacaggaaatgcccccttaatgaccatttaccccaattctgtttagaccctatgggcgctggatataggcaatacatatgtgcaagttacgtaattatagggtgtaacatgtaggaggagaagcattttcaaatttattgccagaaagaagaagaagaagaaggaactagacttagctgtggtctaagaccacgaacacagccgtgttttgacgccttaatgacctttgacctcaaaatatataaaacgcccatagacattggctaatgtcaatgtatgggtccaagtggcaccactttgctatgttatttgtggcagaaaggggcattttgaaggtttttcgtctcagaccggaagtgaccccttaatgacctttgaccccaaatgaaaaaataccacatgtacaataggtaaacacaattcacgtgtgaatataccatcaccctccaatgtttttcttagcaaataaaaaattttgaaggtttttcgctttataccggaagtgaccccttaatgacctttgattccaaatttgtgaggaccccatagacactgggtaataacaatgcatgtgtgcaagtggcgtcactgtcatacgtaatttgtgggaaaagaagcattttaaaggtatttcgttttatacggaagtagccccttaatgacatttgaccctaaataaaaaaataccacatatgcacagagtaactacaatttatttgtgaacataccgttactgtcctatgtttttcttagcaaataaaatttttgaaggtttttcgttttataccgaagtgaccccttaatgacctttgaccccaaatctgtgaggaccccatagacactggataataacaatgcatgtgtgcaagtggtgtcactctcctacgtaatatgtgagagaagaagcattttgagttgaaatcacgtttttgacccctatgacccctgcttgacctttgaccccacgaatttcatatgacatgtaggggcatggtcaatgatggttgtgaccaagttaggtcaaaatcggtacaagcatgtaagtgctagagcaaatgtagtggtcggcagaaagaagaaagaagaagaaagaagaagaaagaacctgtaagaaaaaagacacagccgtgactaacgtcacggctgtgtaaagaagaactagtggcaaatggtggtcatagaccacaaacctagctggggcatgttggtgttttggaggtatctgacccctgcaaaatgttccaaaaatgctcccctggtcatgaggtttgttgtcaccgagtttgagtcccatataGTATACGacttacagatgcccagaaaaataaattctacgatttgacctagatgacctttgacctgacccctgtacagcattccaaagtgttcccctggtcagcaagtttgttgtcacagagtttgagcactgtaccccttacagatgtccagaaaatgcatttctaaaatttgacctctgcatgacctttgacctgacccctgtaaaatgttccctggtcataaaatttgttgtcactgagtgtgagCCACACACTCCTTACAGATATCGAGATAAGGCAAaatagattttacccccttaatgacctttgaccccaattctgtgtgcaaggtatgggcactgggtaaagccgatgcacatgtgtaagtgacgtcattgtgctatgtaatatgtggcagaagaagcattttgaaggtatttgattatataccgtaatgcccccttaatgacctttgacccca
Above is a window of Amphiura filiformis chromosome 7, Afil_fr2py, whole genome shotgun sequence DNA encoding:
- the LOC140157643 gene encoding uncharacterized protein encodes the protein MAEGGEPLSRLTMSMPQSFMSIKSDQLAFLKYLGRGGFGQVSLQRHENWGKVAVKQVIYKKITQDMRDSFYKEAKKMLDVIASPYIVSVMGMLDTADGGISIVMEYLEFGNLKNFTALYLVTKDPAANPGDNDVYRNDCWPRRIRMICDMIMGMNYLHTLVEPVFHRDLKLENVFVGSGFRVKIGDLGLAVSRVSRSVACQTGEKGTTTHIPPEILTGKALKATEAWDRYSFGITLFEFVTLTFENGSDIPYPAYAHDGLLHVWATNNVKPNDELILPDTPDVVKTTIKECWDTDPKKRPSFQVLKNRFIPLYEERYESTITAADTQILFQIHIHKTEESNRAPEPPTGLTPSTGPIHPMHDGTVGSSNRNRTKQPVQNASSAGRSSADSNQSGSQTPGSTSNPGVAHTQPRMEDAQQPAHASNSSPGRNGLGGELTSEPSADDTITPLTSLDSKPTNSAPPLEPFQGRLPHGQPMSSTEAIVAEISAQPSSTLQHQTAAASQARHQVTPGTTSEGVNHSVQPSSSTFSTNTRPSEAGAASMPGQTPANQANAQQETTSPNHIPPISPLKSMVHASKTSAQHNQHWQQQQNQQERQEERHEDGTTRFSTSSSKPLQPTGLDDNDTCLVVDLPKGDQSKGDFHNQVEELRRPFQGMNLQDNPQGATYRHHMADTRRLPGRTGVSDRHLQILTAKLGPDDLKHLYHALGIKHIDVQKAEASTNSHDLDIKAWSVLRRWRKQKGSGATCEAILTALVMCNNIQAKEELLDDWNLRDVADQGSDQSTSYINLGGEIHRVDQRTVTAVPMQERYQGSTATSRVLVTSASTDNLFYEPNQSSHPPKRNLTIPQRNPRSRSLSPNLTKRPSPPTTDRPITDKDIERIEKHIGTKYRQLGRALGLSDVEISTVHHDHHLYGTVEVVHQVLMKWKNKNGSKAKKSVLIGALRKAELAPLCDKIR